The Mammaliicoccus sciuri genome window below encodes:
- a CDS encoding MFS transporter yields the protein MTSEQKKRSISLLLAGFIIFSSLYVTQPIFNGVSQYFNVSLSDISLTLSVSTFMLGIGLILVPMLNNIEKKRMMSISVLLVSVLSIISVFVTNFHIFLIIRGLMGLALSGVPSIAMAYIADEVHKDRVSKVMGLYVAGTTFGGMSGRVVVGILTDIANWQVAIASLSILNLILAILMVILLPTSTVQTPQWVSPKQHFIKYGKLLKNPAVLKTMSLAFLLMGTFVTIYSYITVRFEHPPFSLSEFTIAFIFILYLIGTYSSINFGKLSYKLGIKKAYAIAITIMIVGIILTFITYLPIDILGLAAMTFGFFGAHSIQSSYIATLTKSSKSHASTLYLLGYYVGSSLLTILGGYVFVQYAWIGIGILTLLLTVIAAIISRSLFKNVA from the coding sequence ATGACAAGTGAACAGAAAAAGAGATCTATTTCATTATTATTAGCAGGATTCATCATTTTTTCTAGCCTTTATGTCACGCAACCGATATTTAATGGGGTTAGTCAATATTTTAACGTATCGCTATCAGATATCAGTTTAACTTTATCCGTTTCTACTTTTATGCTTGGTATTGGTTTAATTTTAGTACCAATGCTCAACAATATTGAGAAGAAACGTATGATGTCTATTTCTGTATTACTTGTAAGTGTATTATCTATCATCAGTGTTTTCGTAACGAACTTCCATATATTTCTCATCATTCGTGGTCTGATGGGATTAGCTTTAAGTGGTGTGCCTTCTATCGCAATGGCATATATAGCTGATGAAGTACATAAAGATAGAGTCAGTAAAGTAATGGGTTTATATGTAGCAGGAACGACCTTTGGAGGCATGTCTGGTCGTGTAGTTGTCGGTATTCTAACAGATATCGCGAATTGGCAAGTTGCAATCGCATCGCTCAGCATCCTTAATTTAATACTCGCAATATTAATGGTTATTTTATTACCAACTTCAACAGTTCAAACACCACAATGGGTATCACCGAAACAACATTTCATTAAATATGGAAAACTATTAAAGAACCCAGCCGTTTTAAAAACAATGTCACTAGCATTCTTATTAATGGGTACCTTTGTCACAATATACAGTTATATAACGGTACGTTTCGAACATCCACCATTCTCACTTAGTGAGTTTACGATTGCCTTTATATTTATTTTATATTTAATAGGTACGTATAGCTCCATTAACTTTGGAAAACTCAGTTATAAACTTGGTATAAAAAAAGCATATGCAATCGCCATAACAATTATGATTGTAGGTATTATTCTTACATTCATAACATACTTACCAATTGATATATTAGGACTCGCCGCAATGACATTCGGATTCTTTGGCGCACATTCCATTCAAAGTAGTTATATCGCCACATTAACTAAATCAAGCAAATCACACGCCTCAACTTTATATTTATTAGGTTATTATGTAGGATCAAGTTTATTAACAATATTAGGCGGATACGTATTCGTACAATACGCATGGATAGGTATCGGCATCTTAACACTCTTATTAACAGTAATAGCCGCAATAATTAGTAGATCATTATTTAAAAATGTCGCTTAA
- a CDS encoding IS110 family RNA-guided transposase: MKLKLLKFNNLGVIFIEYFGIDVGKGKSFIAHYSNNEFVKEFEITHDNNGFESLNKYIKDFAGVYFLFEATGIYSKVLEKFCTVNNISFCVINPLEAKLLTNSLRNWKTDKSDAHKLAVLAKNINKKPSRNLMEEKYVKLRELTRYYEEINNQQNYLKNQLIQLLDMTFPELQNLFKDRYSKLALQVASKFPHPDFVDSNEIEELKNTINSCTEKIYQRKRKHNMQKKLVEFSMVSYPSVSKDSFLTDKLIYVIEDLLNLMKRHASIKQRLLVLAEEFEEFKIIKSIPGIGDLTAIMIIGELGDIKSFDSHKQLNAYVGIDIKRYQSGKTHFKDKINKRGNKHARSLFYLIIKNFLLGQRLFKNHIIDYYYKLKKQPNGKGHKTASIACVNKLLKTIHYLVINNKEYDYHLSPH; this comes from the coding sequence GTGAAGTTAAAGCTTCTTAAATTTAATAACTTAGGAGTGATTTTTATCGAATATTTTGGTATAGATGTTGGAAAAGGAAAGAGTTTTATTGCACATTATTCAAACAATGAATTTGTTAAAGAATTTGAAATTACCCACGATAATAATGGTTTTGAGTCACTAAACAAATATATAAAGGATTTCGCAGGAGTATATTTTTTATTTGAAGCTACTGGTATATATTCAAAAGTGTTAGAGAAATTCTGTACAGTTAACAACATTTCATTTTGTGTAATTAACCCTCTTGAGGCAAAATTACTAACTAATTCTTTAAGAAATTGGAAAACAGATAAATCTGATGCACATAAACTTGCCGTTTTAGCTAAAAATATAAATAAAAAACCTTCTAGAAATTTAATGGAAGAAAAATACGTAAAACTGAGAGAACTGACAAGATACTATGAAGAAATTAACAATCAACAAAATTACTTAAAAAACCAATTGATTCAGTTACTAGATATGACTTTTCCAGAATTACAAAACCTATTTAAGGATAGATATTCAAAATTGGCTTTACAAGTAGCTAGTAAGTTCCCACATCCTGACTTTGTTGATTCTAATGAAATTGAAGAACTAAAAAATACAATTAATAGTTGTACAGAAAAAATCTATCAGAGAAAAAGAAAGCACAATATGCAAAAAAAACTCGTAGAGTTCTCTATGGTCAGTTATCCTTCTGTTTCTAAAGATTCATTTTTAACAGATAAATTAATTTATGTGATTGAAGATTTATTAAATCTAATGAAACGGCATGCTTCTATAAAACAAAGGTTATTAGTGTTAGCTGAGGAATTCGAAGAATTTAAAATAATTAAATCTATTCCTGGCATTGGTGATTTAACAGCCATAATGATTATTGGCGAATTAGGTGACATCAAATCCTTTGATTCTCATAAACAATTGAATGCATATGTAGGCATTGATATAAAAAGATATCAGTCTGGTAAAACGCATTTTAAAGATAAAATTAACAAACGTGGAAACAAACATGCTAGATCATTATTTTACTTAATCATTAAAAATTTCCTGTTGGGTCAAAGGTTATTTAAAAATCATATTATCGACTATTATTACAAATTAAAAAAGCAGCCTAATGGCAAAGGCCACAAGACTGCTTCAATAGCTTGCGTTAACAAGCTACTTAAAACCATTCATTATCTAGTTATAAATAATAAAGAATATGATTATCACTTGTCTCCACACTGA
- a CDS encoding IS30 family transposase, translating to MTHTYSNMTNHKGTHLSYEECVQIETLKNLGFSNRAIARELGRAPQTINNEIHRGTTRQIKRQKQQHKVYEYETQIYFSSLGQQRYRQNRQQCGAQPLWKKNPLFIPWADHLMKKKRWSPEAVVAYAHKEQCFEREKIPSTTTVYAWIDQQIMETKNIDLLEKLKRRHSTQNSYHNHPHSRVLGPSIETRPSEIESRQSFGHWEIDTVIGTKDKSKPVILTLVERQTRFEILEIIESKSADAVSHALKNLFDSLGEKAPKIFKSITSDNGSEFASLYEEFGHMIEIYFTHPFSSYERGTSENQHKMIRRFIPKAHDLSNVQKRFIKAIQQYMNDYPRKTLNYNTAHHNMAESLKHLNLYESFQS from the coding sequence ATGACGCATACTTATTCTAACATGACAAACCATAAAGGAACACACTTAAGTTATGAAGAATGTGTTCAAATAGAAACACTTAAAAATTTAGGTTTTTCAAATCGTGCAATCGCGCGTGAATTAGGACGTGCACCTCAAACAATCAATAACGAAATTCATCGAGGAACAACACGTCAAATTAAACGACAAAAACAACAACATAAAGTCTATGAATATGAGACGCAAATTTATTTTTCTTCACTAGGTCAACAACGTTATCGACAAAACAGACAACAATGTGGTGCTCAGCCCTTATGGAAGAAGAACCCATTATTTATTCCATGGGCAGATCACCTCATGAAAAAGAAACGCTGGTCACCTGAAGCAGTCGTGGCATATGCTCACAAGGAACAATGTTTTGAAAGAGAAAAAATCCCTTCAACAACGACAGTATATGCTTGGATAGATCAACAAATCATGGAAACTAAGAATATTGATCTACTAGAAAAATTAAAAAGACGTCACTCTACTCAGAATAGCTACCATAATCATCCACACAGTCGAGTGCTCGGTCCAAGTATTGAGACACGTCCTAGTGAAATTGAATCACGTCAGTCTTTTGGTCACTGGGAAATAGATACCGTAATAGGAACTAAAGACAAGTCAAAGCCAGTTATCTTAACACTTGTTGAGAGACAAACGCGTTTTGAAATACTAGAAATAATAGAGAGTAAAAGTGCTGATGCGGTGTCTCACGCATTGAAAAACTTATTTGACTCCTTAGGCGAAAAAGCACCAAAAATCTTCAAATCTATCACATCTGACAATGGTTCAGAATTTGCATCGCTGTATGAAGAATTTGGCCATATGATAGAAATATACTTCACACATCCATTCTCATCATATGAACGTGGGACAAGTGAAAACCAACATAAAATGATTCGTCGTTTTATTCCAAAAGCACATGATTTATCCAATGTTCAAAAACGCTTCATAAAAGCCATACAACAATATATGAATGACTATCCTAGAAAGACTTTAAATTACAACACAGCTCATCATAATATGGCAGAAAGTTTAAAGCACCTCAATCTGTATGAATCTTTCCAAAGCTAA
- a CDS encoding precorrin-2 dehydrogenase/sirohydrochlorin ferrochelatase family protein, with protein MYPVQLNLKGKHVVIIGGGQIAWRKFSKLKSEPCSIDVIAREFHEHFDTIQPTKHIRLIQADYQREHIAHADLIIIATNHPETNDRVAQDALSSQWVNHTGDRKQSDFYNSLDIEHNGLTISISSHGQDI; from the coding sequence ATGTATCCAGTTCAACTTAACCTTAAAGGTAAACATGTCGTAATCATTGGTGGCGGCCAAATTGCATGGAGAAAGTTCTCTAAATTGAAATCAGAACCTTGCTCAATCGATGTTATTGCACGTGAATTTCATGAGCACTTTGATACGATTCAACCAACCAAACATATCCGCCTTATACAAGCGGACTATCAACGAGAACATATTGCCCATGCAGATTTAATTATTATCGCAACGAACCATCCCGAAACGAATGACCGAGTTGCTCAAGACGCCCTATCCTCTCAATGGGTCAATCATACCGGGGATCGCAAACAATCCGACTTTTATAACAGCTTAGATATTGAACATAATGGCCTAACAATCAGCATTAGCTCACACGGCCAAGATATTTAA
- a CDS encoding NAD/NADP octopine/nopaline dehydrogenase family protein codes for MKIAIVGSGNGAVTAALDMISKGHEVKLYCRNQSIHKFDKAFERGGFDFINEGDKTFVKFTDISDDMSYVLKDAEVIQMIIPSSFIEHYAKTMAPLINNDQLLLFNIAAAMGSIRFINVLEKQHIETMPKFAELNTLTYGTRVDYDKAEVNLSLNVQKVHFSTYDKSYLTESFKTIKELYPYIVKEESLWKTNLENGNPEVHPGPTLLNVGRIDYADEFALYKEGITPHTVKLLHAVELERLSLGRKLGFELNTAKGARIERGYLSNDDEDEPLNKLFNTSPVFSQINGPNEVENRYLTEDIAYGLVLWSSLGKVIGVPTPNIDAIIVIASTILERDFYTEGLTVESLGLEKLGLE; via the coding sequence ATGAAAATAGCAATAGTAGGTTCAGGTAATGGTGCCGTAACCGCTGCTCTAGACATGATATCTAAAGGACATGAAGTAAAATTATATTGTCGTAATCAATCTATTCATAAATTTGATAAAGCTTTTGAAAGAGGTGGCTTTGATTTTATAAATGAAGGTGACAAGACATTTGTTAAGTTTACGGACATAAGTGATGATATGTCGTATGTATTAAAAGATGCAGAAGTGATACAAATGATTATCCCTTCATCATTCATCGAACATTATGCGAAAACGATGGCGCCTCTTATTAACAATGATCAATTGCTCTTATTCAATATCGCAGCAGCTATGGGATCAATTAGGTTTATCAATGTGTTAGAGAAACAACATATTGAAACAATGCCAAAGTTTGCCGAATTGAATACATTAACGTACGGGACACGTGTAGATTATGATAAAGCAGAAGTGAATTTATCTCTTAACGTTCAGAAAGTACACTTCTCAACATATGATAAAAGCTATTTAACAGAAAGCTTTAAAACGATTAAAGAACTATATCCGTATATCGTTAAAGAAGAAAGTCTTTGGAAGACAAACTTAGAAAACGGGAATCCAGAAGTACATCCAGGTCCAACATTATTAAACGTAGGTAGAATAGACTATGCAGATGAATTTGCCTTATATAAAGAAGGTATTACACCTCATACTGTGAAGTTATTGCATGCAGTCGAATTGGAAAGATTATCACTAGGTAGAAAATTAGGTTTCGAACTTAATACAGCAAAAGGTGCACGAATAGAACGCGGTTATCTATCAAATGATGATGAAGACGAACCACTTAATAAATTATTTAATACAAGTCCAGTATTTTCACAAATCAATGGACCAAACGAAGTAGAAAATAGATACTTAACAGAAGATATCGCATATGGTTTAGTACTATGGTCAAGCTTAGGAAAAGTAATCGGCGTACCAACACCAAACATAGATGCCATAATCGTAATCGCTTCAACAATATTAGAGCGAGATTTCTATACAGAAGGTTTAACAGTAGAATCATTAGGATTAGAGAAATTAGGATTGGAATAA
- the rocD gene encoding ornithine--oxo-acid transaminase, which produces MNQFIALTEKYSPNNYSPLDIVLTEGKGAHVKDSDGNTYIDCVSGFSVLNQGHGHPKIIQAFLDQSQKITMTSRALYSDNLGAWEEKICKLANKNKVLPMNTGTEAVETAIKVATKWGQDIKGINALDAEIIAMEGNFHGRTIGSLSLSSNDSYKEGFGVLAGNIKYSEFGNAEEIASLITPNTTAIILELIQGEGGVHIPPKNFIKEVKALCEQHQILLIADEIQVGLGRTGKMFAMEWEGVEPDIYLLGKALGSGLYPISAVVANDDVMQVLTPGTHGSTFGGNPLACAVSIAALDVLIDESLPERSQKLGEKLLNGLKKIDSPIIKEVRGRGLFIGIELNEQAQSIVSSINAQGVLCKETQGNIIRLAPPLVIEEQDIDTIVNVITQTIEEKSKQYQS; this is translated from the coding sequence ATGAATCAGTTTATCGCATTAACAGAAAAGTATAGCCCGAATAATTATAGTCCATTAGATATTGTTTTGACTGAAGGTAAAGGTGCACATGTTAAAGATTCAGATGGCAATACATATATTGATTGTGTTTCTGGATTCTCGGTTCTAAACCAAGGGCATGGTCATCCTAAAATTATTCAAGCATTTTTAGATCAAAGTCAAAAGATTACAATGACTTCTAGAGCTTTGTATAGTGATAATTTAGGTGCTTGGGAAGAGAAGATTTGTAAGTTAGCCAATAAAAATAAAGTTTTACCTATGAATACTGGGACTGAAGCGGTAGAGACTGCCATCAAAGTAGCAACGAAATGGGGTCAAGATATCAAAGGTATCAATGCGCTTGATGCTGAAATTATTGCGATGGAAGGCAATTTTCATGGTCGAACAATTGGTTCGCTATCTCTATCATCAAACGATAGTTATAAAGAAGGCTTTGGTGTATTAGCAGGTAATATTAAATACAGTGAATTTGGCAATGCTGAAGAAATTGCTTCTCTTATCACACCAAATACAACAGCAATCATCTTAGAACTTATTCAAGGAGAAGGTGGCGTTCATATCCCACCTAAAAATTTCATTAAAGAAGTTAAAGCTTTGTGTGAACAACATCAGATTCTGTTGATTGCAGATGAAATCCAAGTAGGATTAGGTCGAACAGGCAAGATGTTTGCGATGGAATGGGAAGGTGTTGAACCTGATATTTATTTATTAGGAAAAGCTTTAGGCAGCGGTCTTTATCCTATTTCTGCGGTCGTAGCGAATGATGATGTCATGCAAGTATTGACGCCAGGTACACATGGTTCAACATTTGGAGGAAATCCTTTAGCATGTGCTGTTTCAATTGCAGCTTTGGATGTACTTATAGATGAGTCGCTTCCTGAACGTTCGCAAAAACTTGGTGAAAAATTATTAAATGGTTTGAAAAAAATAGATAGTCCAATTATAAAAGAAGTGAGAGGACGTGGGTTGTTTATCGGTATTGAACTTAATGAGCAAGCACAATCAATCGTATCAAGTATTAATGCACAAGGTGTCTTATGTAAAGAAACACAAGGCAATATTATACGTTTAGCACCACCACTCGTTATTGAAGAACAAGACATTGATACTATTGTTAATGTCATTACACAAACAATAGAAGAAAAATCAAAACAATATCAATCATAG
- a CDS encoding sirohydrochlorin chelatase, translating to MRKTILVVHGMRKGKLNETLLNFIHQTFNSDEIDYEVAFLESEEILLDEVIQQTVDAGYSRIHLVPLLLFTASHYYEDIEALYESFQENNPNVQFILSKPLGTHPIMTNWVASQLEAYKDDIDDETGIVVLAHGNARFDEPDVALTRICHELSTAQNPCYPSMVYGELRFKETLPKIAKKHRKLLIIPFFFYDGFLVNKSKRQIESLGLPNPITYTTAINFHPLLKDIVHLRIAECEAVPDVSSST from the coding sequence ATGCGAAAGACGATTTTAGTTGTTCATGGTATGAGAAAGGGAAAGTTAAATGAAACGTTATTAAATTTTATTCATCAAACTTTTAATAGTGATGAGATTGATTATGAGGTGGCCTTTTTAGAAAGTGAAGAGATCTTATTAGATGAAGTGATTCAACAAACGGTTGATGCTGGTTATTCACGTATTCATCTTGTGCCGTTATTATTGTTTACCGCTTCTCATTATTACGAAGATATCGAAGCGTTATATGAATCATTTCAAGAAAATAATCCGAACGTGCAGTTTATATTAAGTAAACCTTTAGGCACACACCCGATTATGACAAACTGGGTTGCTTCTCAACTTGAAGCTTACAAAGACGACATTGATGATGAAACTGGCATTGTCGTACTTGCTCACGGTAATGCACGCTTTGATGAACCGGATGTTGCACTTACACGAATTTGTCACGAACTATCAACAGCTCAAAATCCATGTTACCCAAGTATGGTCTATGGTGAACTTCGCTTTAAAGAAACGTTACCGAAAATCGCTAAAAAGCATCGTAAATTATTAATTATTCCATTTTTCTTCTATGATGGTTTCCTTGTAAATAAGTCGAAACGTCAAATAGAATCTCTAGGTTTACCGAACCCTATCACATATACGACGGCTATTAATTTTCATCCGTTATTAAAAGACATCGTACATTTAAGAATTGCTGAATGTGAGGCGGTACCGGATGTATCCAGTTCAACTTAA
- a CDS encoding TIGR00366 family protein, producing MIIKSTTILFIMKYAKKVKKDPSISLVYHDDTEKRHMYKDITNQESLVATKRQKIGIGVMLLFFIILVYRVITQGWFMVEMSGLFIVMGIVVGLARSIAVVLEDGKIMDSIVRGLGSVIDGATPTVVGMYIVQVLINFIISSGSGQALVTMPIMAPLADMLGITRQTPVLAFQLGDGFTHVFYPTSGYFMAALAIGGVSYTKWIRFFFPLFIVWGVISIISLIFAQLIGWS from the coding sequence TTGATTATAAAATCCACCACGATATTATTTATTATGAAATACGCTAAAAAAGTTAAAAAAGATCCTTCAATTAGTTTGGTTTATCATGATGATACTGAGAAGCGACATATGTACAAAGATATTACGAATCAAGAATCACTCGTTGCGACTAAACGACAAAAAATTGGTATCGGCGTCATGCTCTTATTCTTTATCATTCTTGTATACAGGGTTATTACACAAGGATGGTTTATGGTAGAAATGTCAGGTCTTTTCATAGTTATGGGTATTGTAGTAGGTCTCGCACGTTCAATCGCTGTTGTACTTGAGGATGGAAAAATTATGGACAGTATCGTTCGTGGATTAGGTTCTGTTATCGATGGAGCAACACCAACAGTAGTCGGCATGTATATCGTACAAGTGCTGATTAATTTTATTATTTCTTCAGGAAGCGGACAAGCCTTAGTGACAATGCCAATTATGGCACCGTTAGCAGATATGTTAGGTATTACTAGACAGACCCCAGTCTTAGCCTTCCAATTAGGAGACGGATTTACACATGTCTTCTATCCAACAAGCGGGTACTTTATGGCAGCATTAGCAATCGGAGGCGTATCATATACAAAATGGATCCGATTCTTCTTCCCACTCTTTATCGTATGGGGTGTCATTTCAATCATTTCATTAATCTTTGCACAGTTGATTGGTTGGTCGTAG